In a single window of the Cydia amplana chromosome 4, ilCydAmpl1.1, whole genome shotgun sequence genome:
- the LOC134663085 gene encoding protein limb expression 1 homolog: MVYPDSRWGADALAPLYDDVYRADGVLSTVNVVEALQEFWQVKAARGGGAGALVIYESVPAAHPPYVCYVTLPGGACFGSFQNCPTKAEARRSAAKIALMNSVFNEHESRRISEHFIEKAVAEARASFAGDAAAHQDPSAGIAAFRFMLEANKGRTMLEFQELMTVFQLLHWNGSLRAMRERQCSRQEVVAHYSARALDDAMREQMAREWAAREREAGAGGVIRAELTRAERELRSARLAARELRFPKEKRDILTLAARLAPPQQPQ, from the exons ATGGTATACCCCGACTCGCGCTGGGGAGCGGACGCGTTAGCCCCCCTCTATGATGACGTCTACCGAG CTGACGGCGTGCTGTCAACCGTGAACGTGGTGGAGGCTCTGCAGGAGTTCTGGCAGGTGAAGGCGGCGCGagggggcggcgcgggcgcgctcGTGATCTACGAGTCCGTGCCTGCCGCCCACCCGCCGTATGTTTGCTACGTCACGCTGCCGGGCGGCGCTTGCTTCGGTAGCTTCCAG AATTGCCCGACGAAGGCCGAAGCGAGACGCAGCGCGGCTAAAATCGCGCTCATGAACAGCGTGTTCAACGAGCACGAGTCGCGCCGTATTTCGGAGCATTTCATTGAAAAGGCCGTGGCCGAGGCTCGAGCCAGCTTCGCGGGAGATGCTGCCGCCCATCAGGACCCGAGTGCTGGCATCGCTGCCTTCAG GTTCATGCTGGAGGCGAACAAGGGGCGCACAATGCTGGAGTTCCAGGAGCTGATGACGGTGTTCCAGCTGCTCCACTGGAACGGCTCGCTGCGCGCCATGCGGGAGCGCCAGTGCTCACGTCAGGAG GTGGTGGCCCACTACTCCGCGCGAGCTCTCGACGACGCGATGCGCGAGCAAATGGCGCGCGAATGGGCCGCGCGGGAGCGCGAAGCAGGCGCCGGTGGGGTCATTCGCGCAGAGCTCACGCGAGCGGAGCGCGAACTACGCTCCGCAAGGCTCGCCGCTCGCGAACTACGCTTCCCGAAGGAGAAACGCGATATTTTGACCCTCGCCGCTCGTCTGGCACCGCCGCAGCAGCCACAGTGA